One Caretta caretta isolate rCarCar2 chromosome 6, rCarCar1.hap1, whole genome shotgun sequence genomic region harbors:
- the ARF6 gene encoding ADP-ribosylation factor 6 isoform X1, whose product MGKVLSKIFGNKEMRILMLGLDAAGKTTILYKLKLGQSVTTIPTVGFNVETVTYKNVKFNVWDVGGQDKIRPLWRHYYTGTQGLIFVVDCADRDRIDEARQELHRIINDREMRDAIILIFANKQDLPDAMKPHEIQEKLGLTRIRDRNWYVQPSCATTGDGLYEGLTWLTSNYKS is encoded by the coding sequence ATGGGCAAGGTGCTGTCCAAGATCTTCGGCAACAAGGAGATGCGGATCCTGATGCTGGGGCTGGACGCGGCCGGTAAAACCACCATCCTGTACAAACTGAAGCTGGGCCAGTCCGTCACCACCATCCCCACCGTGGGCTTCAACGTGGAGACGGTGACTTACAAAAACGTCAAGTTCAACGTGTGGGATGTCGGGGGCCAGGACAAGATCCGCCCCCTGTGGCGGCACTACTACACGGGCACGCAGGGGTTAATCTTCGTGGTGGACTGCGCCGACCGCGATCGCATCGACGAGGCCCGCCAGGAGCTGCACCGCATCATCAACGACCGGGAGATGCGGGACGCCATCATCCTCATCTTCGCCAACAAGCAGGACCTGCCCGATGCTATGAAACCCCATGAAATCCAGGAGAAACTGGGCCTCACCCGGATCAGGGATAGGAATTGGTACGTGCAGCCCTCCTGTGCTACCACAGGGGATGGACTCTACGAAGGGCTGACATGGTTAACGTCCAATTATAAATCCTAA
- the ARF6 gene encoding ADP-ribosylation factor 6 isoform X2: MGKVLSKIFGNKEMRILMLGLDAAGKTTILYKLKLGQSVTTIPTVGFNVETVTYKNVKFNVWDVGGQDKIRPLWRHYYTGTQGLIFVVDCADRDRIDEARQELHRIINDREMRDAIILIFANKQDLPDAMKPHEIQEKLGLTRIRDRNWWQFSAVRWKEDKAYGF; this comes from the coding sequence ATGGGCAAGGTGCTGTCCAAGATCTTCGGCAACAAGGAGATGCGGATCCTGATGCTGGGGCTGGACGCGGCCGGTAAAACCACCATCCTGTACAAACTGAAGCTGGGCCAGTCCGTCACCACCATCCCCACCGTGGGCTTCAACGTGGAGACGGTGACTTACAAAAACGTCAAGTTCAACGTGTGGGATGTCGGGGGCCAGGACAAGATCCGCCCCCTGTGGCGGCACTACTACACGGGCACGCAGGGGTTAATCTTCGTGGTGGACTGCGCCGACCGCGATCGCATCGACGAGGCCCGCCAGGAGCTGCACCGCATCATCAACGACCGGGAGATGCGGGACGCCATCATCCTCATCTTCGCCAACAAGCAGGACCTGCCCGATGCTATGAAACCCCATGAAATCCAGGAGAAACTGGGCCTCACCCGGATCAGGGATAGGAATTG
- the ARF6 gene encoding ADP-ribosylation factor 6 isoform X3 translates to MGKVLSKIFGNKEMRILMLGLDAAGKTTILYKLKLGQSVTTIPTVGFNVETVTYKNVKFNVWDVGGQDKIRPLWRHYYTGTQGLIFVVDCADRDRIDEARQELHRIINDREMRDAIILIFANKQDLPDAMKPHEIQEKLGLTRIRDRN, encoded by the coding sequence ATGGGCAAGGTGCTGTCCAAGATCTTCGGCAACAAGGAGATGCGGATCCTGATGCTGGGGCTGGACGCGGCCGGTAAAACCACCATCCTGTACAAACTGAAGCTGGGCCAGTCCGTCACCACCATCCCCACCGTGGGCTTCAACGTGGAGACGGTGACTTACAAAAACGTCAAGTTCAACGTGTGGGATGTCGGGGGCCAGGACAAGATCCGCCCCCTGTGGCGGCACTACTACACGGGCACGCAGGGGTTAATCTTCGTGGTGGACTGCGCCGACCGCGATCGCATCGACGAGGCCCGCCAGGAGCTGCACCGCATCATCAACGACCGGGAGATGCGGGACGCCATCATCCTCATCTTCGCCAACAAGCAGGACCTGCCCGATGCTATGAAACCCCATGAAATCCAGGAGAAACTGGGCCTCACCCGGATCAGGGATAGGAATTG